One window of Streptomyces sp. SUK 48 genomic DNA carries:
- a CDS encoding amino acid ABC transporter permease, whose translation MTSVLYDAPGPRAKRRNVLYTAAFLVVLAALVWWVYSALSDKGQLDWVLWKPFFSGSEAYTTYIWPGLQKTLEAAALAMVIALPLGAVLGIARLSDHAWVRVIAAVLVEFFRAIPVLVLMIFGLALFAQYTDVGSDDRPFYAVVTGLVLYNASVLAEIVRAGILSLPKGQSEAALAIGLRKGQLMRLVLLPQSVTVMLPAIVSQLVVIVKDTALGGAVLTFPELLASANTMSGYYGNFIASLTVVAVIYVLINFSLTSFAHWLEGRLRRGKKSTGAVLGTQDVADIAGTAATGADPAGRPSDVGDLDHTKK comes from the coding sequence ATGACTTCGGTCCTGTACGACGCTCCGGGGCCCCGCGCCAAGCGGCGCAACGTCCTGTACACGGCGGCCTTCCTGGTCGTGCTCGCGGCCCTCGTCTGGTGGGTTTACAGCGCCCTCAGCGACAAAGGCCAGCTGGACTGGGTCCTGTGGAAGCCCTTCTTCTCCGGTTCCGAGGCGTACACCACGTACATCTGGCCGGGCCTGCAGAAGACCCTGGAGGCGGCGGCGCTCGCGATGGTCATCGCGCTTCCGCTGGGCGCGGTCCTCGGCATCGCGCGGCTCTCGGACCATGCCTGGGTGCGGGTGATCGCCGCGGTCCTGGTCGAGTTCTTCCGCGCGATCCCGGTCCTGGTCCTGATGATCTTCGGGCTCGCGCTCTTCGCCCAGTACACCGATGTCGGTTCGGACGACCGGCCGTTCTACGCGGTCGTCACCGGACTGGTGCTGTACAACGCGTCGGTGCTCGCGGAGATCGTCCGCGCGGGCATCCTCTCGCTGCCCAAGGGCCAGTCCGAGGCGGCCCTGGCGATCGGCCTGCGCAAGGGCCAGCTGATGCGGCTCGTGCTGCTGCCGCAGTCGGTCACCGTGATGCTCCCGGCGATCGTCAGCCAGCTGGTGGTCATCGTGAAGGACACCGCCCTCGGAGGCGCGGTCCTCACCTTCCCCGAACTGCTGGCCTCGGCCAACACCATGAGCGGCTACTACGGCAACTTCATCGCCTCGCTCACCGTCGTGGCCGTGATCTACGTGCTCATCAACTTCTCGCTGACCTCCTTCGCGCACTGGCTGGAGGGCCGGCTGCGGCGGGGCAAGAAGTCGACCGGCGCGGTGCTGGGAACGCAGGACGTGGCGGACATCGCGGGTACGGCGGCGACCGGCGCGGATCCGGCCGGCCGTCCCTCCGACGTCGGCGACCTCGACCACACCAAGAAGTGA
- a CDS encoding AzlD domain-containing protein has translation MNTWIAIGLTVFGCYAVKLAGLLVPAHVIERPVVRRLAALLPVALLAALTAQQTFAQGHTLMLDARAAGLGAAAVALVLRAPFLVVVGAAVLVTAGVRALGG, from the coding sequence GTGAACACCTGGATCGCGATCGGGCTGACCGTGTTCGGTTGCTACGCCGTCAAGCTCGCCGGCCTGCTGGTACCGGCGCACGTCATCGAACGGCCCGTCGTACGGCGGCTCGCCGCGCTGCTGCCCGTCGCCCTCCTCGCCGCGCTCACTGCACAGCAGACGTTCGCGCAGGGGCACACGCTGATGCTGGACGCCAGGGCCGCGGGGCTCGGGGCGGCCGCCGTGGCCCTGGTGCTGCGCGCGCCGTTCCTGGTGGTCGTCGGCGCGGCCGTACTGGTGACGGCGGGCGTCCGGGCCCTGGGCGGCTGA
- a CDS encoding rhodanese-like domain-containing protein translates to MSAAPNQRPVGIDELLERVRTGYRRVEAREAYDTARTGEALLVDIRYAALRERDGLIPGAVVVERNELEWRLDPQGSHRLPEATGHDLRIVLICNEGYASSLAAASLQQLGLHRTTDLVGGFQSWRSAGLPVTPAGV, encoded by the coding sequence GTGAGCGCCGCCCCGAACCAACGCCCGGTCGGCATCGACGAGTTGCTGGAGCGGGTCCGCACCGGCTACCGGCGCGTCGAGGCACGGGAGGCGTACGACACGGCGCGCACCGGCGAGGCTCTGCTGGTCGACATCCGGTACGCGGCCCTGCGCGAGCGGGACGGGCTGATCCCCGGTGCCGTGGTCGTCGAGCGCAATGAACTGGAGTGGCGCCTCGATCCCCAGGGCAGCCACCGCCTCCCCGAGGCCACCGGCCACGACCTGCGCATCGTGCTGATCTGCAACGAGGGCTACGCCTCCTCGCTCGCCGCCGCCTCCCTCCAGCAGCTCGGCCTGCACCGGACCACCGACCTGGTCGGCGGCTTCCAGTCCTGGCGCTCGGCCGGTCTGCCGGTGACTCCGGCGGGGGTCTGA
- a CDS encoding AraC family transcriptional regulator, which yields MAGTAGRQDDRPPRDWAGRADRAVRAVERARHWRYEELPGVDLLRARYVHKTFVRHTHENFVIAAIADGVEVFHHGGSDVSAGAGALALVNPDTPHTGRAGVPEGWRYGAVYPAPGVVAAIAAETSTLRGTPGFVGPVLDEPATARLVHEVLRAAEEGNALAADTLLRVAVTRLLRLNGGTLPERRPRTAGARIAARARAVLEERMAEPPTLERLATDLGTSPFALLRAFRDSYGMPPHAWLTDARVRRARLLLDTGTRPAEAAVAVGFTDQPHLNRHFARIVGVPPGAYQRERNGVHGHANTQGRKNVQDSD from the coding sequence ATGGCAGGTACGGCTGGACGGCAGGACGACCGCCCGCCCCGCGACTGGGCGGGCCGTGCGGATCGTGCGGTCCGTGCGGTGGAGCGGGCGCGGCACTGGCGCTACGAGGAACTGCCCGGCGTCGATCTGCTGCGCGCCCGGTACGTCCACAAGACCTTCGTCCGGCACACCCACGAGAACTTCGTGATCGCCGCCATCGCCGACGGCGTCGAGGTCTTCCACCACGGCGGCTCCGACGTCTCCGCGGGCGCGGGCGCCCTCGCGCTGGTCAACCCGGACACCCCGCACACCGGCCGGGCCGGGGTCCCGGAGGGGTGGCGGTACGGCGCGGTCTACCCCGCGCCCGGGGTGGTGGCGGCGATAGCGGCGGAGACCAGCACCCTGCGCGGTACCCCCGGCTTCGTCGGCCCGGTGCTCGACGAACCCGCCACCGCCCGCCTCGTCCACGAGGTGCTCCGCGCCGCCGAGGAGGGCAACGCGCTGGCCGCCGACACCCTGCTCCGGGTCGCCGTGACCCGGCTGCTCCGGCTGAACGGCGGCACGCTGCCCGAGCGGCGGCCGCGCACGGCCGGCGCCCGGATCGCGGCCCGCGCGCGTGCCGTGCTCGAGGAGCGCATGGCCGAGCCGCCGACCCTGGAACGGCTCGCCACCGACCTCGGGACCAGCCCGTTCGCGCTGCTGCGGGCCTTCCGCGACAGCTACGGCATGCCACCGCACGCCTGGCTGACCGACGCCCGGGTGCGCCGCGCGCGACTGCTCCTGGACACCGGCACCCGGCCCGCCGAGGCGGCCGTCGCCGTCGGCTTCACCGACCAGCCGCACCTCAACCGCCACTTCGCCCGGATCGTCGGCGTGCCCCCGGGCGCCTATCAGCGGGAGCGCAACGGCGTACACGGGCACGCAAACACACAGGGGCGCAAGAACGTACAAGACTCGGACTGA
- a CDS encoding FAD-dependent monooxygenase translates to MDPVIIVGAGPVGLTLALALARQEVPSVVLDEGPGKEEPRPARTVVLRPDTAALLERLAGTALGHHGVRWTGWRSMRRRQVVSEIAFAPDEAAPLHLAQHVISGLLRAAAADQPLVEIATDSRLDSIEQEPSGVTAHTRGPKGTYWRGSYLVGCDGTRSTVRKLQDIRFPGRTAVERHAVAALRAELPWQEQALLHRAPPWRSSGPFAGEVTARPLPDGAWRLDWLLPPGKDLVTPELLVDRIRETLAGWTDGTTPAYDLLDTGVHTVHHRLARRWRDGRVFLAGDAAHLLGALGTQGLDEGLRDADNLSWKLAAAWHHGPHEALLDSYQTERRAVVAARLRATDQALPGLRGGGGLRHIVPGTARGHDALLTDGHLGRGALGAPGAYTASPLAPGRLQGEIPVDTPRGAPVTDVRVTAEDGSFVRLRDRLGRGALLVVLIAPGTGVWDRKHWVSAGVMPRLAAAVTALPHPAELLVAESYPGAPAHSVLLVRPDGHLVTALTGVRPADLYTAAEATVGGAAEEGVEVEAGVR, encoded by the coding sequence GTGGACCCGGTGATCATCGTCGGAGCGGGGCCCGTCGGGCTCACGCTCGCCCTGGCGCTGGCCCGCCAAGAGGTGCCTTCCGTCGTCCTGGACGAGGGCCCCGGCAAGGAGGAACCCCGCCCGGCGCGCACGGTCGTCCTGCGCCCCGACACGGCCGCGCTGCTGGAACGGCTGGCCGGAACCGCCCTCGGCCACCACGGTGTGCGCTGGACCGGCTGGCGCTCGATGCGCCGCCGGCAGGTCGTGAGCGAGATCGCCTTCGCCCCGGACGAGGCCGCCCCACTGCACCTCGCCCAGCATGTGATCTCGGGCCTGCTGCGGGCGGCCGCCGCCGATCAGCCGCTCGTGGAGATCGCCACCGACAGCCGCCTGGACTCGATCGAGCAGGAACCCTCCGGTGTCACCGCGCACACCCGGGGCCCCAAGGGCACCTACTGGCGCGGGAGTTACCTGGTGGGCTGCGACGGCACCCGCTCGACCGTGCGCAAACTCCAGGACATCCGCTTCCCCGGCCGTACGGCGGTGGAGCGGCACGCCGTCGCCGCGCTGCGCGCGGAACTCCCCTGGCAGGAGCAGGCGTTGCTCCACCGGGCGCCGCCGTGGCGGTCGTCCGGGCCCTTCGCCGGGGAGGTGACCGCCCGCCCCCTGCCGGACGGCGCCTGGCGCCTGGACTGGCTGCTGCCGCCGGGCAAGGACCTGGTCACGCCCGAACTCCTCGTGGACCGGATCCGCGAGACCCTCGCGGGCTGGACCGACGGCACGACACCGGCGTACGACCTGCTCGACACCGGCGTCCACACGGTGCACCACCGGCTGGCCCGGCGGTGGCGCGACGGCCGCGTCTTCCTCGCCGGCGACGCGGCGCATCTGCTCGGCGCGCTGGGCACGCAGGGGCTCGACGAGGGGCTGCGGGACGCCGACAACCTCTCCTGGAAGCTCGCCGCCGCCTGGCACCACGGGCCGCACGAGGCGCTGCTCGACAGCTATCAGACGGAGCGGCGCGCGGTGGTCGCCGCCCGGCTGCGCGCAACCGACCAGGCGTTGCCGGGGCTGCGCGGCGGGGGCGGGCTGCGGCACATCGTCCCGGGCACGGCCCGCGGCCACGACGCCCTCCTCACCGACGGCCACCTGGGCCGCGGAGCGCTCGGCGCGCCGGGCGCGTACACCGCCTCCCCGCTCGCGCCCGGCCGCCTCCAGGGCGAGATCCCCGTCGACACGCCGCGCGGCGCCCCGGTGACGGACGTCCGCGTCACCGCGGAGGACGGCTCCTTCGTCCGGCTGCGCGACCGCCTCGGCCGCGGCGCGCTGCTCGTCGTGCTGATCGCTCCCGGCACCGGCGTCTGGGACCGCAAGCACTGGGTCTCCGCGGGTGTGATGCCCCGCCTGGCCGCCGCGGTGACGGCCCTGCCGCACCCCGCCGAACTGCTCGTCGCCGAGAGCTACCCGGGCGCCCCGGCCCACAGCGTCCTCCTCGTACGCCCCGATGGCCACCTGGTCACCGCCCTGACCGGCGTCCGCCCCGCCGACCTGTACACGGCGGCGGAGGCGACGGTGGGGGGAGCGGCGGAGGAAGGGGTGGAGGTGGAGGCGGGGGTGCGTTGA
- the recX gene encoding recombination regulator RecX, with product MTRRTDWSEYEYATPGASRGRGTGSRPAHAPGGDDAYATGGDDAYGDGALPGDGSGEPYGDGSTGPGSQGRRGRGRRRPGFGETSGQDEGAPSSPRAERGEPSGDPAERARAICLRLLTGTPRTRKQLGDALRKREIPEDVAEEVLSRFEEVGLIDDGAFADAWVESRHHGRGLARRALARELRTKGVDSTLIEEAVGQLDSDQEEETARELVARKLRATRGLDRDKRVRRLAGMLARKGYPEGMSLRVVRRALEEEEGEETDFLGEPDA from the coding sequence GTGACACGACGAACCGACTGGTCCGAGTACGAGTACGCCACCCCCGGTGCCTCACGGGGGAGGGGCACCGGGAGCCGCCCGGCGCATGCCCCGGGCGGTGACGACGCGTACGCGACCGGTGGAGACGACGCATACGGGGACGGCGCCCTGCCGGGCGACGGGAGCGGCGAGCCGTACGGGGACGGCTCGACCGGTCCCGGCTCCCAGGGCCGCCGGGGGCGGGGGCGCCGACGGCCCGGCTTCGGGGAGACGTCCGGTCAGGACGAAGGCGCCCCCTCCTCGCCGAGGGCCGAACGGGGGGAGCCTTCGGGGGACCCGGCCGAGCGGGCACGGGCGATCTGCCTGCGGCTGCTCACCGGGACCCCGCGCACCCGCAAGCAGCTCGGGGACGCCCTGCGCAAGCGGGAGATTCCCGAGGACGTGGCCGAGGAGGTGCTGTCGCGGTTCGAGGAGGTCGGACTGATCGACGACGGCGCGTTCGCGGACGCGTGGGTGGAGTCCCGGCACCATGGCCGGGGGCTGGCCCGGCGGGCCCTCGCCCGGGAGCTGCGTACCAAGGGGGTCGACTCGACGCTGATCGAGGAGGCCGTCGGACAGCTCGACTCCGACCAGGAGGAGGAGACCGCCCGGGAACTCGTCGCCCGCAAGCTGCGCGCCACCCGGGGTCTCGACCGCGACAAGCGCGTCCGCCGCCTCGCCGGGATGCTCGCCCGCAAGGGGTATCCCGAGGGGATGTCTCTGCGGGTCGTCCGCCGGGCCCTGGAGGAGGAGGAGGGCGAGGAGACGGACTTCCTCGGGGAGCCCGACGCCTGA
- a CDS encoding cysteine dioxygenase, which produces MHVSLSSSVTSPSTSPATGSAPTQADLLTFVRRTAADTGLLASLPLDPEGRTWVRLEGPGGSEAWLIGWPPGTGTGWHDHAESVGAFLTASGELKENSLAARLPTDGWKTLELTDGVDRERRLPAGRSRVFGHHHVHEVLNESPDRHAISVHAYYPPLPRIRRYSRSGQVLRLEQVERPEDWQ; this is translated from the coding sequence GTGCACGTGTCCCTCTCGTCTTCCGTGACGTCCCCTTCGACGTCTCCCGCCACCGGCTCCGCGCCGACGCAGGCGGACCTCCTCACGTTCGTACGGCGCACGGCGGCCGACACCGGGCTGCTCGCCTCCCTTCCGCTGGATCCGGAGGGCCGCACCTGGGTGCGGCTGGAGGGTCCGGGCGGCAGCGAGGCATGGCTGATCGGCTGGCCGCCCGGTACCGGCACCGGATGGCACGACCACGCCGAATCCGTCGGCGCCTTCCTCACCGCCTCGGGCGAGCTCAAGGAGAACTCGCTCGCCGCCCGGCTGCCCACCGACGGCTGGAAGACCCTGGAACTCACCGACGGCGTGGACCGCGAGCGCCGGCTGCCCGCCGGTCGAAGCCGCGTCTTCGGCCATCACCATGTGCACGAGGTCCTCAACGAGTCCCCCGACCGACACGCGATCTCCGTCCACGCCTACTATCCGCCGCTCCCCCGCATCCGCCGCTACAGTCGCTCGGGCCAGGTGCTGCGCCTGGAGCAGGTCGAACGTCCGGAGGACTGGCAGTGA
- a CDS encoding AI-2E family transporter, which yields MPGGRPVEGRMPRWLPRAMVLALALIAAFQLGSWAFHQLTGLLINILIAFFLALAVEPAVSRMAARGMRRGLATFLVFFVLTVAAAGFVTLLGSMLAGQIIKMIEGFPDYLDSLIHWINQTFHANLRRVDVQEGLLHSDWLRKYAQNSAAGVLDVSQQVLGGLFQLLTVALFSFYFAADGPRLRRALCSVLPPARQSEVLRAWEIAVDKTGGYLYSRGLMALVSGVAHYILLQALGVPYAPVLGVWVGLVSQFIPTIGTYLAGALPMLIAFTVAPWYAVWVLVFVVIYQQFENYMLQPKLTAKSVDIHPAVAFGSVIVGTALLGAVGALISIPAVATLQAFLGAYVKRYDVTDDPRVNGHRVRAQGGSGVLARLRAARVRR from the coding sequence ATGCCCGGCGGCCGTCCGGTGGAAGGCCGTATGCCGCGCTGGCTGCCGCGCGCCATGGTGCTCGCGCTCGCGCTGATCGCCGCCTTCCAGCTGGGCAGCTGGGCCTTCCACCAGCTCACCGGGCTGCTGATCAACATCCTGATCGCGTTCTTCCTGGCCCTGGCGGTCGAGCCCGCCGTGAGCCGGATGGCCGCCCGCGGCATGCGCAGGGGGCTCGCCACCTTCCTGGTCTTCTTCGTCCTGACCGTCGCCGCCGCGGGGTTCGTCACCCTGCTCGGATCGATGCTGGCCGGCCAGATCATCAAGATGATCGAGGGTTTCCCGGACTACCTGGACTCGCTCATCCACTGGATCAACCAGACCTTCCACGCCAACCTCAGACGGGTCGACGTCCAGGAGGGACTGCTGCACTCCGACTGGCTGCGCAAGTACGCGCAGAACAGCGCGGCCGGCGTCCTCGACGTCTCCCAGCAGGTCCTCGGCGGCCTCTTCCAGCTGCTGACCGTCGCGCTGTTCTCGTTCTACTTCGCCGCCGACGGCCCCCGGCTGCGCCGCGCCCTGTGCTCGGTGCTGCCGCCCGCGCGCCAGTCCGAGGTGCTGCGCGCCTGGGAGATAGCCGTCGACAAGACGGGCGGCTACCTCTACTCGCGCGGCCTCATGGCACTCGTCTCCGGCGTCGCGCACTACATCCTGCTGCAAGCTCTGGGCGTGCCGTACGCGCCGGTGCTGGGCGTCTGGGTGGGGCTGGTCTCGCAGTTCATCCCCACCATCGGCACCTACCTCGCGGGCGCGCTGCCGATGCTGATCGCGTTCACCGTCGCTCCCTGGTACGCGGTGTGGGTGCTGGTCTTCGTGGTGATCTACCAGCAATTCGAGAACTACATGCTCCAGCCCAAGCTGACCGCGAAGAGCGTCGACATCCACCCGGCTGTCGCCTTCGGCTCGGTCATCGTGGGCACGGCCCTGCTGGGTGCCGTCGGCGCGCTGATCTCCATCCCCGCGGTGGCCACCCTCCAGGCGTTCCTGGGCGCCTACGTCAAGCGCTACGACGTCACCGACGACCCCCGGGTGAACGGCCATCGCGTACGGGCTCAGGGCGGTTCCGGCGTACTCGCCCGCCTCAGGGCCGCGCGCGTCCGGCGCTAG
- a CDS encoding AzlC family ABC transporter permease — translation MADAADGADGASGAAKPDGAVVRDALGVGVAVGLSGFAFGVTSAGGGLGLLQTCALSLLVFTGASQFALVGALAAGGNPYTAAAGAFFLGIRNAFYGLRLSQLLALPRAVRPFAAQWVIDETTAVTLAQPTRRAARIGFTVTGVALYVLWNLTTLLGALGAKAIGDTRAWGLDAAGPAVFLALLAPMLKTATERAVAGLAVLLGLGLMPVLPAGVPVLVAALAAPVALFVSGRRGPRDPQGPQGPKDLGETSEDKAIEGGL, via the coding sequence ATGGCGGACGCGGCGGACGGGGCGGACGGGGCGAGCGGGGCGGCCAAGCCGGACGGGGCGGTCGTACGGGACGCCCTCGGGGTGGGCGTCGCCGTCGGACTGTCCGGCTTCGCCTTCGGGGTGACCTCGGCCGGCGGCGGGCTCGGGCTCCTCCAGACCTGCGCGCTCAGCCTTCTGGTGTTCACCGGCGCCTCCCAGTTCGCCCTCGTCGGAGCGCTGGCCGCCGGGGGCAACCCGTACACCGCGGCGGCCGGAGCCTTCTTCCTGGGCATCCGCAACGCCTTCTACGGGCTGCGCCTGTCGCAACTCCTCGCCCTCCCGCGCGCGGTGCGCCCCTTCGCCGCCCAGTGGGTGATCGACGAGACCACGGCGGTCACCCTGGCGCAGCCCACCCGGCGCGCCGCGCGGATCGGCTTCACGGTCACCGGAGTCGCCCTCTACGTGCTGTGGAATCTCACCACCCTGCTCGGTGCCCTGGGCGCCAAGGCCATCGGCGACACCCGCGCCTGGGGGCTGGACGCGGCCGGCCCCGCGGTGTTCCTGGCCCTGCTCGCGCCCATGCTGAAAACGGCCACCGAGCGGGCGGTCGCGGGCCTCGCGGTACTGCTGGGGCTCGGCCTGATGCCCGTACTCCCGGCCGGTGTGCCGGTCCTGGTGGCGGCGCTGGCCGCGCCGGTCGCCCTCTTCGTTTCGGGGCGCCGGGGACCCCGTGATCCACAGGGGCCACAGGGGCCAAAGGACCTGGGCGAGACCTCGGAGGACAAGGCCATAGAGGGGGGCCTGTGA
- a CDS encoding DUF3046 domain-containing protein gives MRLTVFWQRMAEHFGPGYAETFARDHVMSELGGRTVNEALDVGWAAKDVWRVVCTVMDVPGERR, from the coding sequence ATGCGGTTGACGGTCTTCTGGCAGCGGATGGCGGAACACTTCGGTCCGGGGTACGCCGAGACCTTCGCGCGCGATCACGTGATGTCGGAGCTGGGCGGGCGCACGGTGAACGAGGCGCTGGACGTCGGCTGGGCGGCCAAGGACGTGTGGCGTGTGGTGTGCACGGTCATGGACGTCCCGGGGGAGCGGCGCTGA
- a CDS encoding putative leader peptide, with the protein MRLWRRVHMDLVRYAGCVCRPSC; encoded by the coding sequence GTGCGCCTGTGGCGGAGGGTCCATATGGACCTCGTCCGCTATGCGGGCTGCGTGTGTCGGCCGTCCTGCTGA